Proteins encoded by one window of Sphingomonas ginkgonis:
- the lpdA gene encoding dihydrolipoyl dehydrogenase, whose product MADQYDVIVLGSGPGGYVAAIRCAQLGLKTAIVERENLGGICLNWGCIPTKALLRSAEVLHYMEHADAYGLVAAGEAKADLGKVVARSRAVAKQLNQGVTHLMKKNKIAVHMGTGALTAKDRIKVTGADGKATELAAKHIIVATGARARDLPFAKADGERIWTYRHAMTPKAMPTELLVIGSGAIGIEFASFYNDMGAKVTVVEMVDRIVPVEDAEISDALAKSLTKQGITIHAGAGVESLKSDGQGIAATIKMKDGKSAEHRFSHCIVAVGIVPNTENIGLDTLGVAMDRGFVKIDAMCRTNVPGIWAIGDIGPPPWLAHKASHEGIIAAEAIAQALGNKDVHPHAMDVTNIPGCTYCHPQVASVGLTEAKAKEAGHEVRVGKFPFIGNGKAIALGEVEGFVKTVFDAKTGELLGAHMIGAEVTELIQGYTVGKTAELVEQDFQETIFPHPTLSEAMHESVLAAYGKVIHI is encoded by the coding sequence ATGGCTGACCAGTATGACGTGATCGTTCTCGGCTCCGGGCCGGGGGGCTATGTGGCGGCGATCCGCTGCGCCCAGCTCGGTCTCAAGACCGCGATCGTCGAGCGCGAGAACCTCGGCGGAATCTGCCTCAACTGGGGCTGCATTCCGACCAAGGCGCTGCTCCGCTCGGCCGAGGTGCTCCACTACATGGAGCACGCCGACGCCTATGGGCTGGTCGCCGCCGGGGAAGCGAAGGCGGACCTTGGGAAGGTCGTGGCGCGCAGCCGGGCGGTCGCCAAGCAGCTCAACCAGGGCGTCACGCACCTGATGAAGAAGAACAAGATCGCGGTGCACATGGGGACGGGGGCCCTGACCGCGAAGGACCGGATCAAGGTGACCGGCGCTGACGGCAAGGCGACCGAGCTCGCCGCCAAGCACATCATCGTCGCCACCGGGGCCCGGGCACGCGACCTGCCGTTCGCCAAGGCCGATGGCGAGCGGATCTGGACCTACCGTCACGCGATGACCCCCAAGGCCATGCCGACCGAGCTGCTGGTGATCGGCTCGGGCGCGATCGGGATCGAGTTCGCCAGCTTCTACAACGACATGGGCGCCAAGGTGACGGTCGTCGAGATGGTCGACCGGATCGTCCCCGTCGAGGATGCCGAGATCAGCGACGCGCTTGCCAAGTCGCTGACCAAGCAGGGCATCACCATCCACGCCGGCGCCGGGGTCGAGAGCCTCAAGAGCGACGGGCAGGGGATCGCGGCGACGATCAAGATGAAGGACGGCAAGTCGGCCGAGCACCGCTTCAGCCATTGCATCGTCGCGGTCGGGATCGTTCCCAACACCGAGAACATCGGGCTCGACACGCTCGGCGTCGCGATGGACCGCGGGTTCGTCAAGATCGATGCCATGTGCCGCACCAACGTTCCGGGCATCTGGGCGATCGGCGACATCGGTCCGCCGCCCTGGCTGGCGCACAAGGCGAGCCACGAGGGGATCATCGCCGCGGAGGCGATCGCCCAGGCGCTCGGCAACAAGGACGTCCATCCGCATGCGATGGACGTGACCAACATCCCGGGTTGCACCTACTGCCACCCGCAGGTCGCCAGCGTCGGCCTGACCGAGGCCAAGGCGAAGGAAGCCGGGCACGAGGTGAGGGTCGGCAAGTTCCCCTTCATCGGCAACGGCAAGGCCATCGCGCTGGGCGAGGTCGAGGGCTTCGTGAAGACGGTGTTCGACGCCAAGACGGGCGAGCTGCTGGGCGCGCACATGATCGGCGCCGAGGTCACCGAGCTGATCCAGGGCTACACGGTCGGCAAGACCGCCGAGCTGGTCGAGCAGGACTTCCAGGAAACGATCTTCCCGCACCCGACCCTGTCCGAGGCGATGCACGAGAGCGTGCTCGCGGCTTATGGCAAGGTGATCCATATCTGA